ATCAGGTCGCGCAGGGTAACGTAACTGCCAGCACGCTTGGATAACTTCACTTCTTCGCCACCGCGCATCACTGTGACCATCTGGTGCAGCACATAATCCGGCCAGCCTTGCGGAATCGCCATATCTAGCGCCTGCAAACCAGCACGAACTCGAGTGATGGTGCTGTGGTGATCAGCGCCCTGCTCATTGATTACGCGCTCAAAACCGCGCTGCCATTTGTCCAAATGATAGGCAATATCCGGCACAAAATAGGTGTAACCACCATCGGTCTTGCGCATCACGCGATCTTTGTCGTCACCGAAATCTGTTGTTTTCAGCCATAGAGCACCGTCTTGTTCATAGGTATGGCCACTAGCAACAAGGCTTTGCACGGTTTGCTCAACCTTGCCTGAAGAATAAAGCGCGGATTCAAGCGAAAACACACCAAACTTGATCTGAAATGCACGCAAATCCAGGTCTTGCTCATGCCGAAGATATGCAACAGCAAAACGGCGGATAGATTCGCTATCATTTGCATCGCCAGCCGCAGTAACTGCTATGTCATCCGCTGTCACCGTTTGCTTGGCCAAGTAAGCGTTTGCTACGTCTGCAATGTAGTCGCCACGGTAGCCGTCTTCTGGCCAACCTGCATCGTCTGGAGTCAAACCTTGGCAGCGCGCTTGGACTGATTTGGTCAGGTTATCGATCTGTACGCCAGCATCGTTGTAGTAAAATTCGCGCGTGACATTCCAGCCGCTAGCAGCTAATAAACGCGCCAGACAATCACCTACCGCGGCACCACGGCCATGGCCAACGTGCAACGGACCTGTCGGGTTGGCTGACACGAACTCGACTTGTACTTTACGGCCTATACCAGCATTGTTGTGGCCAAACTTGTCGCCTTGCTGCTGAATTTCAGCAACAACCGTGCTTTTGGCCTGCACACTTAAAAAGAAATTGATGAAGCCCGCACCTGCGATTTCCACTTTTTCAACCAATGCTGATTCAGGCAAGGCTTGAATGAGTTTTTCAGCAATTGCACGCGGATTCTGGCGCAGCGGTTTAGCCAGCATCATGGCGAGATTGGTGGAAAAATCACCGTGCTGGGCAGTCTTCGGGCGTTCAAGCTGAATGGCTAAATCGGTAGGCGGTAACTCAAGGCTTTTTGCAGCCTGAGTAAGTAATTCTGTAAGATGTGCTTTCAAGAGAATGATGCAATCGTGATATAACAAAAACGATATTCTAACCCATAGGCCGCTAAGGCTCATAACCCTATTCGACAGCAGTTTTGATGACTTCACCCGCTACACATTCCTATATTTCACCCGCCCATATTTTAAGGGTTGCGCTAGATGTGCCGTTAGACAGGCTATTCGATTATCTGGATGGCGGTTTTTCCGTGGACATTGGCCAGCGTGTGGTGGTGCCGTTTGGGCCACGCAAGCAAGTCGGCGTGGTGGTTGCCAAGTCAAATACGAGCGATTTTCCGATTGAGAAACTCAAACCTATTATTTCGGCTTTTTCTGACGAAACCCCGTTGGATTATGAAACCTTCGCTTTACTGAAGTTTTGCGCTGACTACT
This genomic window from Methyloradius palustris contains:
- the argS gene encoding arginine--tRNA ligase — its product is MKAHLTELLTQAAKSLELPPTDLAIQLERPKTAQHGDFSTNLAMMLAKPLRQNPRAIAEKLIQALPESALVEKVEIAGAGFINFFLSVQAKSTVVAEIQQQGDKFGHNNAGIGRKVQVEFVSANPTGPLHVGHGRGAAVGDCLARLLAASGWNVTREFYYNDAGVQIDNLTKSVQARCQGLTPDDAGWPEDGYRGDYIADVANAYLAKQTVTADDIAVTAAGDANDSESIRRFAVAYLRHEQDLDLRAFQIKFGVFSLESALYSSGKVEQTVQSLVASGHTYEQDGALWLKTTDFGDDKDRVMRKTDGGYTYFVPDIAYHLDKWQRGFERVINEQGADHHSTITRVRAGLQALDMAIPQGWPDYVLHQMVTVMRGGEEVKLSKRAGSYVTLRDLIDEVGCDATRYFLAARRADSQLIFDIDLARAQTNDNPVYYIQYAHARICSVLNQWGGDVATLANADLAPLNTAHEAALMQRLGEFPEVVETSAAELSPHSVANYLKDLASDLHSYYNAQQFLVDDEVTKLARLALVSATQQVLKNGLDLLGVSAPKAM